In the genome of Fibrobacter sp. UWB11, the window AGCCCATCACCGCCGCAGGCGTCGAAGTCACAGCGCGATTCGTGGCGCGGGTTACCTTGGTCGAAATTTTCTTTTCGGCAGCCGGAATCACCTTGTCCGTATGCACGCGGCGCAAGTTCTTCAAATTGTGTTCAAAGTCCACATGCGGAGCATAATACAATGCAGCAGCACCCAACACAAAACCAATCAGCGCCAGATGCTTGAAGAAACCATAAATTTGCTTTTCGCTCCAAGATTTGGGCAACAGCGAATTATTCGGAGCAGCGGGGATTCCACCCATGCATGCCACAAATACCGGCAAAACAAGGACAGAAGTCATCATACTGAAGAGAACGCCCATCGATGCCACAATGCCGAATTCATAGAATCCGCGGAAGTGCGCAACCAAAAGTGTAAGGAACGCAGCAATCGTCGTGAAACTTGCCAAGATGAACGGCTTGAGCATCTTGCGCTGAGTTTCTTCGAGAACTTCTTCCAAAGAACTGTATTTGTTCAAAAGCTTTTGCGCGTTACCCAAAATGTGAATGGAATAGTCAATGCCGATGCCCAAAATAATCGAGGCAACGAACACCGTAAACGGATTCAACTTGCCATAGAAAAGTGCGGTAAAGGCAAGCGTCGGGAGGCAAGCGTAAAGCACGGAGCCGGTCACGAGAATTGGGCCTTTGACACTCCTGAAGAAGAACGCGGTCAAGAGGAAAATCAAGACAAGGCTTATGCCAAACGAGAAAATACTGTCGTTTGCGACTTCATCGACTTCCTTCAAGCCTTCGTAAGTACCTTCAACCGTGAATCGCGTAGGCACCGGATATTGCTTGCCGCGGAAGTAAGCCAAAAGTTCATCGGTCTTTGCCAAAATTTTCGTCACAAATTCATAATCGGTCGACGGCTTGATAAGCTTTGCATTCACCACGGCGTTAAAGAGAATCTTGCCCGTGCTATCCGGCTCCGGAGTACCAATCAAGCGATTTTTCAAACTATCCGGCAAATACGCCTTCGGGTTCCATTCTTTTTTACCCGTTTCAGATTCTACAGGTTCCTTCTTTTTAAAGAATGCATCGAAAGCACTCACCGCTTCTTCGGGAAGGCCGAGTTCCATCGGCAAATTCGCATCAAACCAGACACGTTCTTTTTTTGCAGAGGCATCGCCCGATGACGCAGAATCCGCCGGACCATCGCCGAGCAAATCAACTACGAGCGGGCCATTCTTGCGGCCAATTTCGAGTTGCAAATCTTCGAGGTTGTCGCGGATGTTTTCAAGGTGCTTGACCGGGAGGTACAAAAGCGCATTATCCTTGAAGAACTGGTTATCGTTATCCACCTGCGTGGAAACAAAATCGCCCTGCCAATTTTTGTGGATGTAATTTTGAATCGAGTCCTGCAAAGCAGCGGCAAGTTCAACACTTTCGCTCTGGATGGCAATCATGAAGCGGTCGGTACTGCCGAAACGCTCGTAAGATTCTTCAAGAGCCTTCACGCTCGGGGTATCTTCGGGCAATAGGTGCGAAAGATCCGCATCCAGTTTGAGCCCCGGCTTCACGAGAATCGGGAACGCGAGGATGAGCGCAAGGAGAATATAAAAAGCTAAGGCCGCATACTTATGACGGCAAATGAGAGGGATATACCACTTGGAAAATTTTTCAGCAAATGATTTTTTCGTATTCATGCGTGAAAATATATTAATATTCCCACGCCACTTAAACTAGGCCGTTCCCAATTTCCGATGAACAGCGAAAAAGAGAGATTAATGGGGCAACATATTGTCGTTGCGCAAAAGGGAACGCAAGACTTTGCTGGCCCCGACGGCATGCGACTTCCACGAAAGCGACAAGGAATCCGAAACATGCTCAAACGAGCCATTTTTTCCCTTGTACACTTCATCGGATTCCAGGCCTCCCGTCAGCACGGAATCGCGGAAACCGAGATAGTAAGCATTTTGGGTATAGAATAGCGCGGGCTGCTCTGCCGGTCGTTTTTCGGTAAGCAAGTCATAACCCCAGAAATGGTTCGGAGCGCGGACTTGTGCCAAATCCAAAATCGTGGGGCCAATATCGAGCTGCGAAGCCACATCTTCGCGAATTTCAAGTCCCTTAAAGAGCGTGGTATCCGGCGAGAAAATTCCCATGAAAATCTGTGCAGCAGAAACTCCAAGCGGTTGCGGCACTTTGTAATCAATGGAATCTACAGGTGTATCATGGTCACCGAGAATCACGACAACCGTACGTTCGAAATCAGGCCTTGCATACAGCGCTTCAAAGAATCGGCCCATTTGTTCATCCGTATAACGTAATGCATTCTTGAAACGCACCATAGCATCTTCGGGTTTTGCAGCGTAACTGTCCGGGTAACCGTAGAACGGAATATGCGTTGCAATTGTATTTGCGGCCAGGAACCAAGCGCTATCGGCAGGCATCGTCTTAAGCAATTCTATTGCAAGGTCCATCCCGAGACTGTCTGACGTTCCCGGAATTTTCGGATCTTCAATAACGCGCCAATTGTCGCCATAAAAACGTTCCACAAAAGGCAATGTATGGTCAAAAACAGGGTTCGAAACCGTCATGTATGCACGATGGTAATTTGTCAGATATTCCTGGAAGCCTTTAAAATGGTTCGATGCATAGAACGCCGGCACGTCGCGATTCGGGTGCGAAGGGAACCCGAGATAGGTCGAAGTTGTCCCGCGCACGGTCGGATAGCTACCGCTATATGCATTCTTGAACCAAAGCCCGCCTACAGAAGATGCCATTTTCCACAAGTTCGGAGCAATCGAGGTATCGCCTTCGAGCATCTGGTTCAGCACACGGCCCTTGTAAGATTCTCCGAAAATGAAAACAATGTTGTACGATTTTGTAGCCTTGTATTCATGCGTCGGAGCATTGCGGTATCCAGGATATTCCGCATTTGAACGAGCCCCTGCAAAATCAGCAGGCAAAAAGGCATCGAGGTCATGGACGAGTTCATCCGTAATAGAATAGCCATCGCGCATGAATTCAAACGTTTCAAGCCCTGCAATATGCAGAACCGGGGCAGTCAGCGTGTATTTCCCAAGCGTAAAGCGCCAATCGATTTGGAAAGGGAAATTCGTAATGCCACGAGCACCGACAATAAACAAGATCAAAGGAATCACAGAAAGAACAATTCCCGAAGCAAGCATGGTCACAGGGACTTTCTTATCTGAGAGCTTTGCGATACGCTTTTCCATCATGGTCATGCGTCTTTGACGAATCGAATACGTCACGCAAAACGCGATGCCACCTGCCAAAATCAAGAACACAAGACCAACCCAAAGGAACGTTCCTACACCATCGCCCCCAAGCGTCGAAACCGTCGTTGCATCCGTAATATTCGAAAAATGGAAATAGGTGCGAATAAAAGAATACGAAAGGCGCTGGTGATTAAAGCGGAAAATCTCGTAATCTGCAATTGCAAAGAAAAAATAGAGAATGTAAAAAACAGCAAGCGCCCGCGGACTCTTCAAAAACGCGAAGATGGAGGACATCACAAGGATAGCGCCATACGCCATAAAAACTTGCCAAATCGTTTTACCCGCAAACATTTCGGACATCGAAAGGCCTAGCGGATCTGGCAAGGCGTAGAAAAGAACGAGCATCA includes:
- a CDS encoding RND family transporter; this encodes MNTKKSFAEKFSKWYIPLICRHKYAALAFYILLALILAFPILVKPGLKLDADLSHLLPEDTPSVKALEESYERFGSTDRFMIAIQSESVELAAALQDSIQNYIHKNWQGDFVSTQVDNDNQFFKDNALLYLPVKHLENIRDNLEDLQLEIGRKNGPLVVDLLGDGPADSASSGDASAKKERVWFDANLPMELGLPEEAVSAFDAFFKKKEPVESETGKKEWNPKAYLPDSLKNRLIGTPEPDSTGKILFNAVVNAKLIKPSTDYEFVTKILAKTDELLAYFRGKQYPVPTRFTVEGTYEGLKEVDEVANDSIFSFGISLVLIFLLTAFFFRSVKGPILVTGSVLYACLPTLAFTALFYGKLNPFTVFVASIILGIGIDYSIHILGNAQKLLNKYSSLEEVLEETQRKMLKPFILASFTTIAAFLTLLVAHFRGFYEFGIVASMGVLFSMMTSVLVLPVFVACMGGIPAAPNNSLLPKSWSEKQIYGFFKHLALIGFVLGAAALYYAPHVDFEHNLKNLRRVHTDKVIPAAEKKISTKVTRATNRAVTSTPAAVMGSKPEQLDKLYDTLMIRLHDEKDPLLGSFLTLKSFVPPADSQEKRLEVIEEIRDLVEARVFDKAEGDDSANVATLRKLAQVEKPFAAEDVPAWTLDLLREKDGSYGKIGFIYGDFPSWDAHALHRFQERYGNWNFDGERLRTFSSQFILSDVIESVKADSFNLASVIVLVIFLTLIVSFRKPSMFLAGGVSFGMGALLTLGLLGALTYFFEFGKISIYNVIVIPMTLGIGIDATIHFITSWCSKSNEGMNLRQLFDTTGRNVMASSMTTIAGFVGFLFTTHRGLQGIGHLACLGIFMFLVTSVVFSMFLCGSWLKKKDEKKK
- a CDS encoding LTA synthase family protein encodes the protein MLGTIIKQLFKNPFILITSVAFLLQTVMLVLFYALPDPLGLSMSEMFAGKTIWQVFMAYGAILVMSSIFAFLKSPRALAVFYILYFFFAIADYEIFRFNHQRLSYSFIRTYFHFSNITDATTVSTLGGDGVGTFLWVGLVFLILAGGIAFCVTYSIRQRRMTMMEKRIAKLSDKKVPVTMLASGIVLSVIPLILFIVGARGITNFPFQIDWRFTLGKYTLTAPVLHIAGLETFEFMRDGYSITDELVHDLDAFLPADFAGARSNAEYPGYRNAPTHEYKATKSYNIVFIFGESYKGRVLNQMLEGDTSIAPNLWKMASSVGGLWFKNAYSGSYPTVRGTTSTYLGFPSHPNRDVPAFYASNHFKGFQEYLTNYHRAYMTVSNPVFDHTLPFVERFYGDNWRVIEDPKIPGTSDSLGMDLAIELLKTMPADSAWFLAANTIATHIPFYGYPDSYAAKPEDAMVRFKNALRYTDEQMGRFFEALYARPDFERTVVVILGDHDTPVDSIDYKVPQPLGVSAAQIFMGIFSPDTTLFKGLEIREDVASQLDIGPTILDLAQVRAPNHFWGYDLLTEKRPAEQPALFYTQNAYYLGFRDSVLTGGLESDEVYKGKNGSFEHVSDSLSLSWKSHAVGASKVLRSLLRNDNMLPH